One window of Quercus robur chromosome 5, dhQueRobu3.1, whole genome shotgun sequence genomic DNA carries:
- the LOC126725134 gene encoding uncharacterized protein LOC126725134 — MSEGPTVQSSTPTNPKNQWTLMSLQLCYLSHHQKSHLLGVTSFSGLCSWLSILLLETKKKDEHIEEGATPVSISAAKTAPIAEKSLHSPSVTKPVTLREPIPED, encoded by the exons ATGAGCGAAGGTCCAACCGTCCAAAGCTCTACaccaacaaacccaaaaaat CAATGGACACTCATGAGTCTTCAGCTTTGCTACCTCAGCCACCACCAAAAGAGTCATTTGCTCGGCGTTACAAGTTTCTCTGGCCTATGCTCGTGGCTGTCAATCTTGCTGTTGGAg ACAAAGAAGAAAGATGAGCACATAGAAGAAGGTGCAACCCCAGTTTCTATCTCCGCTGCTAAAACTGCTCCTATTGCTGAAAAATCCTTGCACTCACCATCCGTTACAAAACCTGTAACGTTGCGGGAACCAATTCCAGAGGATTAG